The following proteins are encoded in a genomic region of Micropterus dolomieu isolate WLL.071019.BEF.003 ecotype Adirondacks linkage group LG04, ASM2129224v1, whole genome shotgun sequence:
- the fabp2 gene encoding fatty acid-binding protein, intestinal: protein MTFNGTWKIDRSDNYEKFMEQMGINMVKRKLAAHDNLKITIEQTGDKFHVKESSNFRNLEIDFTLGVIFEYSLADGTELKGSWDMEGDMLKGVFNRKDNGKVLTTTRIVQGDELIQSYNYEGVDAKRIFKRG, encoded by the exons ATGACCTTCAACGGCACCTGGAAAATTGATCGCAGTGATAACTATGAGAAATTCATGGAACAAATGG GAATTAACATGGTGAAGAGGAAGCTGGCTGCTCACGACAACCTCAAGATAACCATCGAACAGACTGGAGACAAGTTTCACGTCAAGGAGAGCAGTAATTTCCGCAACCTGGAAATAGATTTCACCCTGGGGGTCATCTTTGAGTACAGCCTTGCAGATGGAACAGAACTAAAA GGCTCCTGGGACATGGAGGGAGACATGTTGAAGGGGGTTTTCAACAGAAAGGACAATGGAAAAGTACTGACAACAACCAGAATTGTCCAAGGAGATGAACTTATACAG AGCTACAACTATGAAGGTGTGGACGCAAAGAGGATTTTCAAGAGGGGTTAG
- the usp53b gene encoding inactive ubiquitin carboxyl-terminal hydrolase 53 encodes MKWMEPMARPTHQLPPHSMSSRSKSPPNSGEVAGSNSMSWVKMFKKPRGGLKKSYQPGSMLSLALTKGLLNEPGQNSCFLNSAVQVLWQLDIFRRSLRQLPGHFCLGDACIFCALKSIFSQFQQSRERVLPSDSLRNALAETFKDEQRFQLGLMDDAAECFENILERIHLHIVSDTATDACSSKSCITHQKFAMMLYEQFVCRCCGASSDPHPFTEFVHYVSTTALCQQVDRMLGKNERLRSDMFGELLQAANNTGDLRSCPSDCGQSIKIRRVLMNCPEIVTIGFVWDAEQSDLTDDVIRSLGPRLNLCGLFNRVTDENAKRSELHLVGMICFSSKHYSAFAYHTKSSKWIFFDDATVKEIGSKWKDVASKCVRGHFQPLLLFYTNPEGSPVSNEDAPRQTTMCPRYKAQVNGDVTVKHPLGSPSKFQEPFMENLQRPSESSKKERGHRKMDQSQHKEMAHARSSSPPENGQRPPVDQKLKTYPRTEKSSNHWSRGSQEPRGQSFGTQGGGHSRRNNTSPSHCDQESCQEQWERGGSDGSRNKSRSTWRPIREVLNVDTVLNELEQRRQQQHDSPRHSKPSSQERVHTEQGRDREREYVRTREDRKQKCLMTIYEDEQRHETESHSSVESESRANQQRGNRLKGGPKTLLRSDTWTIQRTESGYESSDRLSSGSTNPDSPGVDGFIVKDQRSTPEAHLQSQLHQKGGDSKSSITSSPSHNGKNQPKPQGKNHDQVSHSHLKCSPSSRRKSKYTSSTSRKAASSERDSTGSDNRQTDQQELTNCRGHTGESTVLRHITKTSSSEWNSSDDLALSETEDRGSAYRSSNSEAVTSESQCPHITLQYHPLSSVSAEPLQLNNQRQLGTTGSPHLRPTQRISLHQGETSHAVFRPRMLQEPFPSSPRLSSTSYVSPHRKPDISGLRTFSDASSKSGSDPERSTPSSCESEERLTGCRVEQAVPAQEVSLTTYFSVDNCMTETYRLKYHNQRPLVLSATVPRTVVVTERRDTSHTLPTDTYSQDVPKARPETSHNSNKPTAKWNPVTAKGLDERGFL; translated from the exons atgaaatgGATGGAGCCCATGGCCAGACCAACGCACCAGCTCCCACCTCACAGCATGTCCAGCCGCAGCAAGTCTCCCCCCAACTCTGGAGAAG ttgcAGGCTCTAACTCCATGTCATGGGTGAAGATGTTCAAAAAACCCAGAGGAGGCCTGAAGAAATCCTACCAGCCTGGGAGCATGCTGTCTCTCGCGCTCACCAAAGGCCTGCTGAATGAACCCGGGCAAAATAGCTGCTTCCTAAACAGCGCTGTTCAG GTGCTTTGGCAGCTGGACATTTTCAGGAGAAGTTTAAGGCAGCTCCCAGGTCACTTCTGTCTCGGTGATGCCTGCATTTTCTGTGCTTTAAAG aGTATATTCAGCCAGTTTCAGCAGAGTAGGGAGCGTGTGCTCCCCTCCGACAGCCTGCGTAACGCCCTGGCTGAAACCTTTAAGGATGAGCAACGCTTCCAACTTGGCTTGATGGATGATGCTGCTGAGTGCTTT GAGAACATCCTGGAGCGAATTCATTTACACATAGTTTCAGACACTGCGACTGATGCTTGTTCATCCAAATCCTGCATCACGCATCAGAAGTTTGCAATGATGCTTTATGAGCAG TTTGTTTGTCGCTGCTGTGGTGCATCTTCAGACCCACACCCATTCACAGAATTTGTACATTATGTCTCAACCACTGCTTTATG CCAACAGGTTGATCGCATGTTGGGGAAGAACGAGCGGCTCAGGTCAGACATGTTTGGAGAATTGCTGCAGGCAGCAAACAACACAGGTGACCTCCGAAGCTGCCCG AGCGACTGTGGTCAAAGCATCAAGATCCGCCGTGTGCTCATGAACTGTCCAGAGATTGTCACTATTGGATTTGTATGGGATGCTGAGCAGTCTGATCTTACGGATGATGTCATTCGGTCACTTGGTCCACGTTTGAACCTGTGTGGG CTTTTCAACCGTGTCACTGATGAAAATGCCAAACGGAGTGAGCTACATCTGGTGGGGATGATCTGTTTTTCGAGTAAACATTACTCAGCCTTTGCCTATCACACCAAATCTTCAAAGTGGATATTTTTCGATGATGCTACTGTAAAGGAG ATTGGATCCAAATGGAAAGATGTTGCCTCTAAATGTGTCAGGGGACATTTTCAGCCACTTCTTTTATTTTACACGAATCCGGAGGGATCTCCAGTGTCTAATGAAGATGCACCAAGACAAACCACGATGTGTCCTCGATACAAAGCCCAAGTAAATGGTGACGTGACAG TGAAACACCCCCTTGGCAGTCCTAGCAAATTCCAGGAGCCGTTCATGGAGAATTTACAGAGGCCAAGTGAATCATCAAAAAAGGAGAGAGGGCATCGGAAAATGGACCAATCACAACACAAAG AAATGGCACATGCGAGATCTTCGTCTCCTCCAGAGAATGGACAGAGGCCTCCTGTGGACCAAAAGTTAAAAACCTATCCACGCACTGAGAAGTCATCAAACCATTGGAGCAGAGGATCTCAGGAGCCACGCGGACAGTCTTTCGGTACACAGGGTGGTGGGCATAGCCGGAGGAACAACACCTCCCCAAGTCACTGTGATCAGGAGAGCTGCCAGGAGCAATGGGAAAGAGGTGGAAGTGATGGAAGCCGCAATAAATCTAGATCCACTTGGAGACCCATTCGGGAGGTGTTAAATGTGGACACTGTGCTGAATGAACTGGAGCAGCGCCGTCAACAGCAACACGACAGCCCGCGGCACAGTAAGCCTTCATCCCAGGAACGAGTGCACACCGAACAAGGCCGAGACCGTGAGCGGGAATATGTACGAACCAGAGAGGATCGGAAGCAGAAGTGTTTAATGACGATTTACGAAGATGAGCAGCGGCATGAGACAGAGAGCCACAGCTCTGTAGAGTCAGAGAGCAGGGCCAACCAACAGAGGGGCAACAGACTTAAGGGTGGCCCGAAGACCCTGCTACGCAGTGATACCTGGACCATTCAAAGGACAGAGTCCGGCTATGAGAGCAGTGATAGACTTAGCAGTGGCTCTACAAATCCTGACTCACCTGGAGTTGATGGCTTCATTGTTAAAGACCAGAGATCAACACCAGAGGCACACTTACAGAG tcagCTGCACCAAAAAGGAGGCGATTCCAAGTCAAGTATAACATCCTCCCCTTCACACAATG gtaAAAACCAACCCAAACCTCAGGGAAAGAACCATGACCAAGTTTCACATTCACATCTAAAGTGCAGTCCAAGTTCGAG ACGGAAATCAAAGTACACTTCTAGTACCTCCAGAAAAGCAGCGTCTTCAGAGAGGGACTCCACTGGTTCAGATAACAGGCAGACTGATCAGCAGGAGCTGACAAACTGTAGAGGGCACACTGGAGAAAGTACAGTCCTGAGGCACATTACAAAAACCAGCAGCTCCGAATGGAACAGCTCCGATGATCTCGCTCTCTCTGAGACCGAGGACAGAGGAAGTGCTTACCGCTCCAGCAACAGCGAGGCTGTCACCTCTGAATCCCAGTGTCCTCACATAACCCTGCAATACCACCCTCTCAGCAGTGTGTCTGCAGAACCTCTCCAGCTGAACAATCAGCGTCAGCTCGGCACGACAGGGTCACCTCACCTTCGACCGACCCAGCGGATCTCTCTTCACCAGGGTGAAACAAGCCACGCAGTGTTTCGTCCGAGGATGCTTCAAGAACCCTTTCCATCAAGTCCTCGTCTATCATCCACATCCTACGTCAGTCCTCACAGGAAACCTGACATATCAGGCCTCAGAACCTTCTCAGATGCAAGCTCCAAGTCGGGCTCTGACCCAGAGAGGAGTACACCATCATCATGTGAAAGTGAGGAAAGACTAACTGGATGCAGAGTAGAACAGGCAGTGCCAGCTCAAGAGGTTTCTCTGACAACATACTTCTCTGTGGATAACTGTATGACGGAAACATACCGTCTCAAGTACCACAACCAGAGGCCTCTTGTCCTCTCTGCCACAGTGCCACGGACAGTGGTTGTGACTGAGCGCAGAGATACCAGCCACACACTCCCCACTGACACATACTCACAAGATGTGCCAAAAGCCAGACCTGAAACAA GCCATAATAGCAATAAACCCACTGCAAAATGGAACCCAGTGACAGCCAAAGGACTGGATGAACGTGGTTTTTTATGA